The Litoribrevibacter albus genome includes a window with the following:
- a CDS encoding pilus assembly protein — protein MITKRLSNKIYSVGLLMISSYIYAAPGVIKDRPLFLGFSVQPNIYFVMDDSGSMAWDVTKTKEAEDAHPKGTYYFSYEYCKKTDKQGRCKESAFLTDKYYLHDDYEEYLFNSGHLPSKISTTKTPLYPSTFYSSTEELDSQGYLIDDILQMCAGYNSTAYDSSIEYTPWAGSYSQSSVSLNSDYGYVPWNDLDHDGLYDKGECSTEYSDIVQYTSMSTTEKQNFRNWYTYYRTRKNVAKKAVGEVIENSEARMGMNTIWNRVRYSVSDMRVESNKTSLLSSVYSVGSSSGTPLRSALEEAGEYFKGGNSPIQAQDKGGSCQQNYTILMTDGYWNSDTDWTGPGDIDGLSTNEYVRASDRDSYSNTLADVALKYYATDFFEDNVLADEVPTIEGVDENPGQHMVTFTVAFGVNGQIVPNSSVSGQETDEDGMPLYPDKSFSWPKPESNKSSTIDDIRHAAWNGHGLYLNANNPQSLIESLEASIDEIESRTGTASALAFNSTSYRTDSKFYYAQFTSGSWGGELIAQQLTGDLQVGDVEWKASEKLDAKQPDQRNILTYDVDAGNAVAFRKNSLPSAHLSDLKTLYNSDYISFYQNAGKGENDFISDAVDYLRGERSREGASEGAFRDRSTVLGDIINSAPVYVSGAASSWPDYIEPGYISYMRSLFSRTPMLYVGSNDGMLHAFNASNGEEQFAFIPAGVVSTEADRGLHYLVDKSYNHRYYVDGTVEVADAYIGGAWKTLLLGGLGAGGKSIFAIDVTDPETITESTSNKVLWEVSLDSLGLTYPQAKVAKMNDGSWVVLLANGYHNLLDGKAKIFMLDIATGALLKTFDTGVGALSSGQCLDACNGMSSITVRDLDGNGTGDFIYAGDLKGNVWAINTFSTNPSEWVFDSQITYDNGTPKSYSGSQITPVFITEGQRPITTELVVVDNPVVFDVKTWPNQLLFFGTGQFLAEGDHDSADAEYVYTVMHANSKYNLSISSDSNLFAERVIKVSSVLVDGETIATRSIEPANSSEATFLYGYESDESGISRKMGWYLALPASGERIIHNPLRASDYVIFNSLIPEVDPCTFGASGFTMAISLLYGSNPGPILDFNRDGEINEEDSTLAGYQLKSPPAGLTRLGNDGIGQSTFEKPIIELFSPHTNEPNKISWEELK, from the coding sequence ATGATCACTAAAAGGTTATCCAATAAGATTTATTCTGTGGGTTTATTGATGATCTCTTCTTACATTTATGCTGCCCCAGGAGTGATTAAAGATCGTCCTTTGTTTCTTGGTTTTAGTGTTCAGCCTAACATTTATTTTGTAATGGATGATTCTGGCAGTATGGCGTGGGATGTCACAAAAACTAAGGAAGCAGAGGATGCACATCCCAAGGGTACATATTACTTTAGCTATGAATACTGTAAAAAAACCGATAAACAGGGGCGGTGTAAAGAATCAGCGTTTTTGACGGATAAATATTATTTACATGATGATTATGAAGAGTATTTATTCAATAGTGGACATTTACCCAGCAAAATCTCAACAACTAAGACGCCTTTATATCCTTCAACTTTTTATAGTTCAACTGAAGAGCTTGATAGCCAAGGATATTTAATTGATGACATTCTTCAAATGTGTGCAGGTTATAATTCCACCGCTTATGATTCAAGTATTGAATACACTCCGTGGGCTGGGAGCTATAGTCAAAGTTCAGTTAGTTTGAATAGTGACTATGGATATGTACCCTGGAATGATTTGGACCATGACGGGTTATACGATAAGGGGGAGTGTTCCACTGAGTATTCAGATATTGTTCAATACACCTCTATGTCCACTACTGAGAAACAGAATTTTCGTAATTGGTATACCTATTACCGAACCAGAAAGAATGTTGCTAAAAAGGCTGTTGGTGAAGTGATAGAAAACTCCGAAGCTAGAATGGGAATGAACACTATTTGGAACCGTGTTCGCTATTCTGTTTCTGATATGAGAGTCGAAAGCAACAAGACTTCATTACTGTCCAGTGTTTATAGTGTTGGCTCGAGCAGCGGTACTCCTTTAAGAAGTGCTTTAGAAGAGGCGGGGGAGTACTTCAAGGGAGGTAATTCTCCAATTCAAGCACAAGATAAAGGTGGCTCTTGTCAGCAAAACTATACCATTCTTATGACCGATGGTTATTGGAATAGTGATACAGACTGGACAGGCCCTGGTGATATTGATGGATTATCTACCAATGAATATGTCAGGGCTTCAGACCGAGATAGCTATTCGAATACTTTAGCCGACGTAGCATTGAAGTACTATGCTACAGACTTCTTTGAAGATAATGTTTTAGCTGATGAGGTTCCCACTATTGAAGGGGTTGATGAAAACCCTGGACAGCATATGGTGACGTTTACTGTCGCATTTGGAGTGAATGGTCAAATTGTCCCAAATAGTTCTGTATCTGGTCAGGAGACAGATGAAGATGGAATGCCTTTATATCCAGATAAATCCTTTAGTTGGCCGAAACCCGAATCTAATAAAAGCTCGACCATTGATGATATTCGTCACGCCGCATGGAATGGCCACGGACTATATTTAAATGCAAATAACCCTCAATCGTTAATTGAATCTCTTGAGGCATCTATTGATGAAATTGAGAGCCGAACAGGCACCGCATCTGCATTGGCTTTTAACTCAACAAGCTATCGTACTGACAGTAAATTCTATTATGCACAGTTTACCTCTGGTTCCTGGGGAGGCGAGCTGATAGCACAGCAACTTACCGGTGATCTTCAAGTTGGAGATGTTGAATGGAAGGCATCAGAGAAGTTGGACGCTAAACAGCCCGATCAACGTAATATTCTAACTTATGACGTTGACGCGGGGAATGCGGTAGCGTTTCGTAAAAATAGTCTTCCTAGTGCTCATTTATCAGATCTGAAAACTTTATATAATTCTGACTATATCTCGTTTTACCAGAATGCGGGTAAGGGCGAAAACGACTTCATTTCTGATGCGGTTGATTATCTTCGTGGAGAGCGGTCTAGAGAAGGGGCAAGTGAAGGCGCTTTCCGGGATCGTTCTACTGTATTGGGAGATATTATCAATTCTGCACCTGTATATGTATCTGGTGCTGCTTCAAGTTGGCCTGATTATATTGAGCCTGGTTATATTTCCTATATGAGAAGCCTGTTTTCTCGGACACCAATGCTCTATGTGGGCTCTAATGATGGAATGTTACATGCATTTAATGCTTCGAACGGGGAAGAACAGTTTGCATTTATACCGGCAGGAGTTGTCTCTACTGAAGCAGATCGGGGTTTACACTATCTTGTAGATAAATCTTACAATCACCGGTATTACGTTGATGGGACTGTAGAAGTTGCTGATGCTTACATTGGTGGTGCATGGAAAACTCTTCTTCTTGGTGGTCTGGGTGCCGGTGGGAAATCTATTTTTGCTATTGATGTCACCGATCCAGAAACGATAACAGAAAGTACCTCTAATAAGGTTTTATGGGAGGTGTCACTTGATTCTCTTGGGCTGACGTATCCCCAGGCAAAAGTAGCCAAAATGAATGATGGATCTTGGGTCGTGCTATTGGCGAATGGATATCATAATTTATTAGATGGTAAAGCTAAGATCTTCATGTTGGATATCGCAACAGGAGCTCTTCTCAAAACCTTTGATACTGGTGTTGGGGCTTTGTCTTCGGGGCAATGTCTTGATGCCTGTAACGGTATGTCTAGTATTACTGTTAGAGATCTGGATGGTAATGGTACTGGAGATTTTATCTATGCTGGAGACCTGAAAGGAAATGTTTGGGCGATAAATACTTTCTCAACAAATCCATCTGAGTGGGTATTTGATAGTCAAATAACTTATGATAACGGAACGCCAAAGTCATACAGTGGTTCTCAGATTACCCCCGTGTTTATAACGGAAGGTCAAAGACCTATAACAACTGAACTGGTGGTTGTTGATAACCCCGTTGTTTTTGACGTTAAAACTTGGCCCAATCAGTTACTGTTTTTTGGAACGGGTCAGTTTCTTGCTGAAGGTGACCATGACTCAGCCGATGCCGAGTATGTCTATACGGTCATGCATGCCAACTCGAAATATAATCTCTCTATAAGCTCCGATTCCAATTTATTTGCTGAGCGCGTTATTAAAGTGTCTAGTGTTCTGGTTGATGGGGAAACAATTGCAACACGTTCAATTGAGCCTGCTAATTCGTCTGAAGCAACTTTTCTGTATGGGTATGAATCTGATGAATCGGGAATATCAAGAAAAATGGGATGGTATTTGGCCTTACCTGCTTCCGGAGAAAGAATCATTCATAATCCTTTAAGGGCTTCTGATTATGTGATCTTCAATAGTCTTATACCTGAAGTTGATCCTTGTACCTTTGGGGCTTCCGGTTTCACCATGGCAATTTCGTTATTGTACGGCTCTAATCCAGGGCCAATCTTAGACTTTAATCGGGATGGTGAAATAAATGAGGAAGATAGTACGCTTGCGGGTTACCAACTTAAGAGTCCTCCTGCTGGGTTAACAAGATTAGGAAATGACGGTATAGGCCAGTCAACGTTTGAAAAACCTATTATTGAATTGTTTTCACCTCATACAAATGAACCGAATAAAATTTCATGGGAGGAACTCAAATGA
- a CDS encoding pilus assembly PilX family protein, producing the protein MSTIKRISLKYQSGNVLLVCLALMLIMTLWGVSTTKNVTLTLESNYNARMKQLSFEAAEFAVAQVGELIENQITSTQLIASSFDGSEGRYSLVFDAANEIDFSFPADGDFEYKNEKAWDTGRSDMSFIEIEYDASFEKQPLAIVEYLGRTESDDDGPQGRYAFRVTAIGWGVEGLASTVIRTHYAFSI; encoded by the coding sequence ATGTCAACGATAAAACGTATATCTCTAAAATATCAATCAGGCAATGTTTTGCTTGTTTGTTTGGCATTAATGCTAATTATGACGCTTTGGGGCGTATCAACGACCAAGAATGTTACCTTGACACTTGAATCTAATTACAACGCGAGAATGAAGCAACTCTCCTTTGAGGCTGCCGAGTTTGCAGTAGCTCAAGTTGGTGAGCTTATAGAAAATCAAATTACATCAACACAGTTAATTGCGTCATCTTTTGACGGTAGTGAAGGTCGGTATAGTTTGGTGTTTGATGCGGCTAATGAAATTGATTTCTCGTTCCCCGCCGATGGAGATTTTGAGTATAAGAATGAGAAAGCTTGGGATACAGGTCGTTCCGATATGAGTTTTATTGAAATTGAATATGATGCTTCTTTTGAAAAGCAACCATTGGCAATTGTTGAATATTTAGGCCGAACAGAAAGCGACGATGATGGTCCCCAAGGTCGTTATGCATTTAGAGTCACTGCTATTGGTTGGGGAGTTGAAGGATTAGCTTCAACAGTCATCCGAACACATTATGCATTCAGCATTTAA
- a CDS encoding prepilin-type N-terminal cleavage/methylation domain-containing protein, with protein MKNRIHKGYTLVEVLVAVLIASVLMAAVVRLFTKVGETFELNADALQLMESTRVALKFVKSDLTQAGYMGCVFTDINPKKADESLDKLIRTATSLVPDSYWGVAGQDGGSNPDSLSLFYMQDLDVRVISRDTIGQFFPEPAFLVDAKNVFDSNGNSLISKGDWLVASNCENATSFILTNDPEVLNASAFDLGGLDDGIADGSVARLDFSTGESFDGFSNQLNLGDSREISASYNASASGGATFIGRYFDVRYVVADSEIDEGSTKSLFRLINGETPSTSNEIVRLVEDFQVFYGVDDDNDGITDWFVDSLSDVTGRNKPVQIKVSITIQGGNTSQELVNMVKVRNKGL; from the coding sequence ATGAAGAATCGTATTCACAAAGGGTATACGTTAGTTGAGGTACTGGTTGCTGTTTTAATTGCCTCAGTTTTAATGGCTGCAGTTGTCCGTTTGTTTACCAAAGTAGGCGAGACATTTGAGTTAAATGCAGATGCTTTGCAGCTAATGGAGTCAACTAGGGTTGCACTTAAGTTTGTCAAAAGTGATTTGACTCAAGCTGGGTATATGGGATGTGTGTTTACCGATATTAATCCCAAAAAAGCTGATGAATCTCTAGATAAGCTGATTAGAACAGCCACATCGTTGGTTCCTGATAGCTATTGGGGCGTTGCGGGTCAGGATGGTGGGAGTAATCCTGATAGTTTGTCTCTGTTCTATATGCAGGACTTAGATGTACGTGTGATATCTAGAGATACGATTGGGCAATTCTTTCCCGAGCCTGCATTTTTAGTTGATGCTAAGAATGTATTTGATAGCAATGGCAATTCTCTAATTTCAAAAGGAGATTGGTTAGTTGCTTCTAATTGTGAGAATGCGACTTCGTTTATTCTGACTAATGATCCGGAGGTTCTGAATGCGTCAGCATTTGATCTTGGTGGCTTAGATGATGGGATTGCAGATGGCTCTGTAGCTAGGTTGGATTTCTCTACTGGGGAAAGCTTTGATGGTTTCAGTAATCAACTTAATCTAGGTGACTCAAGAGAAATTTCTGCTTCATATAATGCTTCAGCAAGTGGCGGCGCTACGTTCATTGGTCGTTATTTCGATGTGAGGTATGTAGTCGCTGACTCCGAAATAGATGAAGGAAGTACAAAGTCTTTATTTCGACTCATTAATGGTGAGACCCCTTCAACTTCCAATGAAATTGTAAGGCTAGTTGAAGATTTTCAGGTCTTTTATGGTGTTGATGATGATAATGATGGAATCACTGATTGGTTCGTAGATAGCCTTTCAGACGTAACTGGTCGCAATAAACCTGTTCAGATTAAAGTCTCTATTACTATTCAGGGAGGAAATACCTCTCAAGAGCTTGTAAATATGGTTAAGGTTAGGAATAAGGGGTTATAG
- a CDS encoding GspH/FimT family pseudopilin has product MNLFSKKNLGFSLIELMVVLAILGVILLIAFPSFKNMIHGQRLKTQANDTLAAIVYAKSQALKIRSEVTICALKTNVENQCGTSGNEWANGWLVFVDSNGDGVVSEDESVLKSRGDYKEVTSTASVTGFIFNGEGIANTSGDIHFCYAEANGNKRRRLSLTPAGNPLLTSLPDC; this is encoded by the coding sequence ATGAATTTGTTTTCAAAGAAAAATCTTGGATTTAGTTTGATTGAGCTTATGGTCGTTCTTGCGATTTTGGGAGTGATTCTGCTGATCGCTTTCCCTTCTTTTAAGAATATGATTCATGGGCAGCGACTAAAGACTCAAGCGAACGATACCCTTGCTGCCATTGTATATGCGAAGAGTCAGGCGCTAAAAATTCGCTCGGAAGTGACGATTTGTGCGCTAAAAACCAATGTTGAGAACCAGTGTGGGACATCAGGAAATGAATGGGCAAATGGTTGGCTTGTTTTTGTCGATTCAAATGGAGATGGCGTGGTAAGTGAAGACGAGTCTGTGTTAAAGAGTCGGGGTGACTATAAAGAAGTTACTTCTACAGCGTCTGTCACTGGTTTTATTTTCAATGGAGAAGGGATTGCTAATACTAGTGGAGACATTCATTTCTGCTATGCCGAAGCAAATGGAAATAAACGACGCCGCCTTTCTTTGACTCCTGCCGGGAATCCATTGTTAACATCTTTGCCTGACTGCTGA
- the ispH gene encoding 4-hydroxy-3-methylbut-2-enyl diphosphate reductase: MKIKLANPRGFCAGVDRAIEIVNRALDVFGAPIYVRHEVVHNRFVVNGLKSRGAIFVDELDEVPDDNLVIFSAHGVSKAVQDEAKRRGLKVFDATCPLVTKVHMEVTKFSREGRECVLIGHAGHPEVEGTMGQYDHDHGGEIYLVENEQDAYQLKVNNPERLAYVTQTTLSMDDTAKVIIALRETFPKIEGPRKDDICYATQNRQDAVKELASDCDLVLVVGSPNSSNSNRLRELSERMGCSAYLIDDAEQIEKAWLDGVASIGITAGASAPEVLVRGVIERLKAFGADAPEELQGKPENVVFSMPKELRIPVTEV; encoded by the coding sequence ATGAAAATTAAATTGGCAAACCCTCGTGGCTTCTGTGCTGGCGTTGATCGGGCGATTGAAATTGTTAATCGTGCGCTGGATGTCTTTGGTGCTCCTATTTATGTTCGTCACGAAGTTGTTCATAACCGTTTTGTGGTGAATGGCCTAAAGAGTCGAGGGGCTATCTTTGTTGATGAACTCGATGAGGTACCAGACGATAATTTGGTGATTTTTAGTGCTCACGGTGTTTCCAAAGCTGTGCAGGATGAAGCGAAGCGTCGAGGCCTAAAGGTCTTTGATGCAACCTGTCCTTTGGTCACCAAGGTTCATATGGAAGTAACCAAGTTCAGTCGGGAAGGTCGTGAATGTGTGCTGATTGGTCATGCGGGACATCCGGAAGTCGAAGGCACGATGGGCCAATATGACCATGATCATGGCGGCGAAATTTACTTGGTTGAAAATGAGCAAGATGCTTATCAACTGAAAGTGAATAACCCGGAGAGATTAGCGTACGTCACCCAGACGACCTTATCTATGGATGATACAGCCAAGGTCATTATTGCGCTTCGCGAGACCTTTCCAAAGATTGAAGGCCCTCGCAAAGACGATATCTGCTATGCCACTCAGAATCGGCAAGATGCGGTTAAAGAGTTAGCGTCTGATTGTGATCTGGTGTTGGTGGTTGGCTCACCTAACAGTTCGAACTCAAATCGCCTGCGTGAGTTGTCTGAGCGCATGGGGTGCTCTGCCTATTTAATTGATGATGCTGAGCAGATCGAAAAAGCCTGGCTGGATGGTGTTGCTTCAATAGGTATTACGGCTGGCGCTTCCGCACCTGAAGTCTTGGTTCGTGGCGTGATCGAGCGCCTGAAAGCCTTTGGTGCTGATGCACCTGAAGAGCTGCAAGGCAAACCAGAGAACGTTGTTTTCTCCATGCCAAAAGAGCTTCGTATCCCGGTAACTGAGGTTTAG
- the fkpB gene encoding FKBP-type peptidyl-prolyl cis-trans isomerase encodes MTTNTTTNTIAEGMEVTLNFAIMLSDGGVVDSNFETKPATFVMGDGNLLPGFEEVLVGLTVGDEQTFTLLPEKAFGQPNPNNVQSFKKDQFADVDLEPGLMLSFADANKAELPGVVKSILENEVIVDFNHPLAGETLEFKVKIVDVQPAQEQATAAN; translated from the coding sequence ATGACTACCAACACCACTACAAATACAATCGCTGAGGGCATGGAAGTCACTCTAAATTTTGCCATCATGTTATCAGACGGTGGCGTTGTGGATTCGAATTTTGAAACTAAGCCTGCGACCTTTGTGATGGGTGATGGAAACTTATTACCTGGTTTTGAAGAGGTTTTGGTTGGATTGACTGTGGGTGACGAGCAGACCTTCACTTTGTTGCCAGAGAAAGCGTTTGGTCAGCCAAATCCAAACAATGTGCAATCCTTTAAAAAAGATCAGTTCGCGGATGTGGATTTAGAGCCAGGTTTGATGCTTTCCTTTGCTGACGCCAATAAGGCTGAACTGCCTGGTGTTGTGAAATCTATTTTGGAAAATGAAGTCATCGTTGATTTTAACCATCCGTTGGCTGGTGAGACTTTGGAATTCAAAGTTAAGATCGTTGATGTTCAGCCTGCTCAAGAACAAGCAACGGCTGCAAACTAA
- the lspA gene encoding signal peptidase II → MALEFHQKRAVWLLLAVAVIAFDYLTKQIASSALTYGVSVEVMPMFNWTLLHNYGAAFSFLSDQSGWQRWFFAGIALVVSAGLVGWLLLGKQISQWEKIAIALVLGGALGNLYDRMVYGYVIDFIHVYYDVYHFPAFNFADTAISIGAAILVIDSLFMARRSQ, encoded by the coding sequence ATGGCATTGGAATTTCATCAGAAACGCGCGGTTTGGTTGTTATTAGCCGTTGCCGTTATTGCGTTTGATTATCTTACTAAACAAATTGCCTCTTCGGCTCTGACCTACGGCGTCTCTGTTGAAGTGATGCCGATGTTCAATTGGACCTTGCTTCATAATTATGGGGCAGCGTTTAGTTTTTTGTCTGATCAAAGTGGTTGGCAGCGTTGGTTTTTTGCTGGTATCGCTTTGGTTGTATCGGCTGGCCTGGTCGGATGGCTACTGCTTGGGAAACAAATTTCCCAATGGGAAAAAATAGCCATTGCACTGGTGCTGGGTGGTGCGTTGGGCAACCTCTATGATCGCATGGTGTATGGTTATGTGATCGATTTTATTCATGTGTATTATGATGTTTATCACTTTCCCGCCTTTAATTTCGCAGACACTGCAATTTCAATTGGTGCGGCAATTCTGGTGATAGATTCGTTGTTTATGGCTCGGAGATCTCAATGA
- the ileS gene encoding isoleucine--tRNA ligase has protein sequence MADYKSTLNLPDTEFPMRGNLAKREPELLKRWEENGLYQKIREAKAGRDKFILHDGPPYANGDIHIGHAVNKILKDIIVKARTLSGFDAPYVPGWDCHGLPIEHKVEGLIGKAGVAVDPATFRTECRKYAMSQVDGQRKDFKRLMILGDWDNPYLTMNFKTEADIIRSLGKIVENKHVTKGFKPVNWCMDCGSALAEAEVEYQDKKSVSIDVKFAFADSAELINRFTPVDGVDADLSGLTASIVIWTTTPWTLPANEAVSVHPELEYSLVLLKEANELIILASALVEDALGRYGIDAEQAQVVATAKGKDFGWVVGEAQDQQLLVQHPFMPSDSDANAPKFVHVITGDHVTADSGTGSVHTAPFHGADDHNVCKGFNIDSKQMLVSSEGNFISNDALEALELTGLSVADKGNFRVLGILNENGALLKKQNLTHSYPHCWRHKSPIIFRATPQWFISMTENGLLEKAMKEVNESVEWRPSWGKARIDSMMTDRPDWCISRQRTWGVPIALFIHKETGDLHPETANLIEQVALKVEEKGIDAWFELEASELLGDDAENYDKVTDTLDVWFDSGVTHYSVLDQNDQLVSPADLYLEGSDQHRGWFQSSLLTSVAIRETAPYKTVLTHGFTVDKDGRKMSKSLGNVIAPQEKVDQLGADILRLWVASTDYSGEMTVSDEILKRTADSYRRIRNTARFLLANLKGFNPETDMVAPENLLSLDAWAIAETEKLQKEVIAAYDDYAFHSIYQKVHNFCVIELGGFYLDIIKDRQYTTKADSLARRSCQTALYYVLQAMTRWIAPILSFTAEEMIELTPGETVESVFLTEWFEAFPELPEQELGDDFWRQVMDIKTEVNKSIEQARNDNVVKGSLTAEVTLYCSESVKAVLDRLDEELRFVLITSAAKVELGEGGQPSGIEGLSVAVVKTEKEKCERCWHHSDDVGSNDQHPSLCGRCVENVEGEGEQRKFA, from the coding sequence ATGGCTGATTACAAATCCACATTGAACTTGCCTGATACAGAGTTTCCGATGCGAGGCAACTTGGCGAAGCGTGAGCCTGAGTTGTTGAAGCGTTGGGAAGAAAATGGTCTGTATCAGAAAATTCGCGAAGCAAAAGCGGGTCGCGACAAATTCATTTTGCATGACGGTCCTCCGTATGCAAACGGCGATATTCATATTGGTCATGCGGTTAACAAAATTCTGAAAGACATTATTGTCAAAGCTCGTACTTTGAGTGGCTTTGACGCGCCTTATGTTCCAGGTTGGGACTGTCATGGTTTGCCGATCGAACATAAAGTGGAAGGTTTGATCGGTAAGGCGGGTGTGGCTGTTGATCCGGCAACCTTCCGTACTGAGTGTCGTAAATATGCGATGTCTCAGGTTGATGGTCAGCGTAAAGATTTTAAACGTTTGATGATTCTAGGTGATTGGGATAACCCATACCTAACCATGAACTTCAAAACCGAAGCCGACATCATTCGTTCATTGGGCAAAATTGTAGAAAACAAGCACGTCACCAAAGGCTTTAAGCCGGTTAACTGGTGTATGGATTGTGGCTCTGCCTTGGCGGAAGCGGAAGTGGAATATCAGGACAAGAAGTCTGTATCCATCGACGTGAAATTTGCTTTTGCAGACAGTGCTGAGCTGATCAACCGTTTTACACCGGTAGACGGTGTTGATGCTGATCTAAGCGGTTTGACTGCGAGCATTGTGATCTGGACCACGACGCCTTGGACGCTGCCAGCGAACGAAGCTGTGTCTGTTCATCCTGAATTAGAATACTCATTAGTGCTGTTAAAAGAAGCGAATGAGCTGATCATCTTGGCATCTGCCTTGGTTGAGGATGCATTGGGTCGTTATGGCATTGATGCAGAACAGGCCCAAGTGGTAGCAACGGCCAAAGGTAAAGACTTTGGTTGGGTTGTTGGCGAAGCTCAAGATCAGCAGTTGTTGGTTCAGCATCCGTTCATGCCATCAGATTCTGATGCGAATGCGCCTAAGTTTGTTCACGTGATCACAGGTGATCATGTTACCGCTGATTCGGGTACGGGTTCTGTACATACGGCTCCATTCCATGGCGCGGATGACCATAATGTCTGTAAAGGTTTCAACATCGACTCCAAGCAAATGTTGGTGAGCAGTGAAGGTAACTTTATTTCTAATGATGCCTTGGAAGCGCTTGAGCTAACCGGCTTGTCGGTTGCGGATAAAGGTAACTTCCGGGTGCTTGGCATCTTGAATGAGAACGGTGCCTTACTGAAGAAACAAAATCTAACGCACAGCTATCCGCATTGCTGGCGTCATAAATCGCCAATCATCTTCCGTGCGACACCTCAATGGTTCATCAGCATGACTGAAAATGGTCTGCTGGAAAAGGCCATGAAAGAAGTGAATGAATCGGTTGAATGGCGACCAAGTTGGGGTAAAGCACGTATCGATTCAATGATGACCGATCGTCCTGACTGGTGTATTTCCCGTCAACGTACCTGGGGTGTGCCGATTGCCTTGTTCATCCATAAAGAAACGGGTGACTTGCATCCTGAAACTGCCAACTTGATTGAACAGGTTGCGTTGAAAGTTGAAGAAAAAGGCATTGACGCCTGGTTTGAATTAGAAGCCTCCGAGTTGCTGGGTGATGACGCCGAGAACTACGACAAGGTTACCGATACCTTAGATGTTTGGTTCGATTCTGGCGTAACCCATTACTCCGTTCTTGATCAGAATGATCAGTTGGTATCTCCTGCTGATTTGTATCTTGAAGGCTCGGATCAGCATCGTGGTTGGTTCCAGTCTTCACTTTTGACCAGTGTAGCCATTCGTGAAACTGCACCGTACAAAACGGTACTAACGCACGGCTTTACTGTGGATAAAGACGGTCGCAAGATGTCTAAATCCCTAGGGAATGTGATTGCGCCTCAGGAAAAAGTAGATCAGTTGGGCGCGGACATTCTTCGTCTTTGGGTTGCTTCAACGGATTACTCCGGTGAGATGACGGTTTCCGATGAAATCTTGAAGCGTACTGCCGATTCTTATCGTCGTATTCGTAATACTGCACGTTTCTTGTTGGCCAACTTGAAAGGTTTCAACCCAGAAACCGACATGGTTGCACCAGAGAACTTGCTATCACTTGATGCCTGGGCAATCGCTGAAACTGAAAAGCTTCAGAAAGAAGTGATTGCAGCGTACGACGATTACGCATTCCACAGCATTTACCAGAAAGTACATAATTTCTGTGTGATTGAGTTGGGTGGTTTCTATCTCGATATCATCAAAGATCGCCAGTACACCACGAAAGCGGATAGCTTGGCACGTCGTAGCTGTCAGACTGCTTTGTATTATGTGCTTCAAGCGATGACTCGCTGGATTGCACCGATCCTTTCGTTCACTGCAGAAGAGATGATTGAGCTTACCCCTGGCGAAACGGTGGAATCCGTGTTCCTAACCGAATGGTTTGAAGCGTTCCCTGAATTGCCAGAGCAAGAGTTGGGTGATGACTTCTGGCGCCAGGTGATGGACATTAAAACGGAAGTGAATAAGTCCATCGAGCAAGCGCGTAATGATAATGTGGTGAAAGGCAGTTTAACGGCTGAAGTGACACTGTATTGCAGTGAGTCTGTGAAGGCTGTGCTTGATCGCTTGGATGAAGAATTACGCTTTGTATTGATCACCTCTGCAGCGAAAGTTGAATTGGGTGAAGGTGGTCAGCCTTCCGGTATTGAAGGTCTTTCCGTTGCTGTGGTTAAGACTGAGAAAGAGAAGTGTGAACGCTGCTGGCACCACAGTGATGATGTGGGTTCAAATGATCAACATCCTTCGCTTTGTGGTCGTTGTGTTGAAAATGTGGAAGGCGAAGGAGAGCAGCGTAAGTTCGCATAA